TCTTGAGATTGACCCCAAATTAAGCTGGGCGCTCCGGCATCTGGACCAGTTCCCTATTAATCTTCAAACTGCCGATTATCAGATGATTTTAAGGATTCCCGGAATTGGAGTAAAAACCGCACAGAAAATTGTCAATGCAAGACGTTTCCAGGTTCTGACAATGGACCATCTGAAAAAGCTGGGCGCTGCTGTGAACCGGGCTAAATATTTCATCGACTTTAATGCGGGAAATGCTTATCTGAGATATCTTACGGATAAAAATTTCAGGAAATTGCTTACAGCAGGAAGCTCTTCCAAATTCCACAATCAATTTTCCCAGCAGCTGAGCTTGTTTTAGTTTTCCAAATACTCTTCTGCAAACTTCACCCAGTCTTCAATACTGCTGTCGAGGTAAATCTTTAATGAAATGAGCCTGATCATAGTATTGATTATGATAAGCAACTGCAGCCAGTGAATTTTCCGGTTTCAGGAAGTCATTTAAAACATTCCTGAATCTTAATGTTTTTAAATATGACTTGGGATTCTGCCCCAGCTGACTTTTAAACAACCGGAATAATGTTGCTTCACTTATTTTAAGTTCTCCGGAAAGATCATCAATATTTAAAGCTTTATGGCTATTAATCAGGATAAGGGCCTCTTCTATTTTCCCGGGAATATTATCTCTTAAGTTTTCACAAAGAAAATATTCCAGTTTTTCTGCTCTTTTGGGGAAATCAGTTATTTCGAAGATTTCTTCCAGAATGTTTTTGCCTGTGGGGAAAATATCATCAATACATGTTCAGATTGCATAAGATCATCATAGGATGCTCCGGTAAAGGCTCTTAAAGCAGAGGAATGGAAGACAATACAAACCTGGTCAAGTGAGGAATGGATATTGACGTGAAAAGGCATTTTATGAAATCTGTACAGCCTGCTGCTAAAAGTATTGCCGATTTCAATATCACAAAAGCTGGTTTCTGCCCCATACCTATACGAAACTTTGTTATGCTTATAGATCGCCAGACAAAGGTTGGTATTCGGAAAAGTAGTATATTCTAAAAACTCATGATCCGTCTTTTTGAAAAACAGAAAATACTGAATGTATTTCTTCAGGATCTCATTTTTAGGTTTTATGATAACTGAATTCATTGATTAGGTCTGAATTTTATGGTATCTTCGTACTGAACTTGAAACCGGATTCTGAAAGCCTAAATTTAAATAAACTTTCTTTTGTCTGAAAATTTTTAAAACCTGTTTAAGGATTCAGGATTAATTTAATCAACATTTTACTCATGATTACCCTTCTCTATGATGGAAGCTTTGACGGCCTTTTCACCGCAGTATTTGAAGTTTTTGAATACCGCTACAAAGATATAGAAATCATCAGCAGGGAAAATTTCAGACAGGAAAATATGTTTGCAGAAATTCATGAAGTGATCACACAGCATGAAAAAGCAGAAAGAGTACTGAATAAACTTGAAAAACAAATTGAGAAGCAAGGCATCCGGGAACTGCTGAAAGTTTATTTATCTGAAGATCCTGAACGTGAAAACCTCATTCTGTCAGCCGTTAAGCAATCCGTACAGCATCCGGAAGAAAATATTCTTCATAATTATGCGGATCAGGACATCCTGAAGATCTCAAAGATCAGTAAATCCGTAGGCCGGGAAAGCCACAGAATGACGGCATTTGTCCGGTTTGAAAAAATGCAGGATGGTGTTTTCTTTGCTAAGATAGATCCGGATTTCAACGTACTTCCTCTCATCAGAAAACATTTTACAGACCGTTATCAGGATCAGAAATGGATGATTTTCGACCTGCGGAGAAACTATGGTATTCTCTATGATCTTGAGACATCCGAATTCTTTTACCCTGAAGAACGATTAAATTTAAATCAGTACCAACAGCACTTCCATGACGAAGAAAAAAATTACCAGACGCTATGGCAGCGGTATTTTACTAAAACCAATATTACAGAAAGGAAAAATTTAAAACTTCATATTCAGCATGTCCCGAAAAGGTATTGGAAATATCTGACGGAGAAGGGATAATTTGAAGATTTGAAAATGGAATCATTTGAAAATTGGAGTCTATTAAGCTTAGATACTTTAAATTTTCTTTTTCCCGATCGTCCTCAATGCTTTTTTAACGATATAGGCTGTTTCTTTGGAAGGACTTTCTCTTAGCCATTCATCACAGATTTCCACTACAAATTCCGGCTGGGATTTGCTGGCATCGTTCAGCCAGTTTCCTACGCTGTCCTGTACATAACGGGAAGGATCTGACCTCAACGGTTCTAAAATCTGAAGCCCTGGGGTTGGACTTTGTTTTAATGCTTCAATATGAGCACACCATACTCCGCGAGGTCTTGTGGATTCACTGGCAAAACGTCTTACATTCGGATCTTCATGAGCGGTCCAGTCTGCGAGTATAGATAAGCTTTCTTCAAGTTCTGTTGCAATAGAAGGTCTTACAGCCATCCAGCAGATCTCCCGGACCCCGAAATGTCCGTCTGCTGCAAAGTGTTGTATCTGATTCAGCTTTTCTTTTAAAGGTAAAGCATCATTCCGTCCTATCATGTAGGCAGCCCAGCATCTTACCAGATCGGAAATATGACCGGAAATAACAGTCAGAAATTCTTCATCATTATTTTTCAGGGTTTCAATAAGAACTCCTGTTCCAATAGCTTCATTTATAGTATTAACAGTCTGCTTTTTTAATCCATCAATTCGTTTCAGAACAGAACTCAGATATTCTGAACGTTTATTTTGTATCAACAGATTCTCTAATAACCTTCTTTGATCTACAGCCAGCCATTCCGTAAGGTTTACTGTTTCGGTTTCTCCGTGGTTCAGCTGTTCTAGGATCGTAGGTGGAATATCTTTTATTGAACGGGCTCCTTTTCGTTTTTCGATCATCCTATTTTAATTATTAACTTTACAAAAGTCTGAAACTATCTTAATATAAGCAATACCGCATATTTTCTGCCCATAGGGATAAAAAAGTCAATATTATGAAAACAAAGGAGAAAACGGAGGAAAATAAAATCTGTCCATTGGAAGTTGCTGTCAATACCATCAGTGGAAAATGGAAAATTCCTATCGTCTGGCAGATTAATGAAGGGAAAAAACGGCCGAGTGAATTTCTGCGCGGCATTGCCAAAGTGGACCGGCGGGTATTGAATCAACAGCTCAGTGAAATGGTTACTGACGGAATTTTAATGAAAGAATCTTTTAACGAGCTTCCTCCCAGAGTTGAATACAGGCTGACAGAGCTGGGTGAAAAACTGGTTGAAATCCTGTGGCAGCTGAATGACTGGGGAAAATTGCTAATCCCGGAAGAGGAAATAATTTCCCGAAGATCTCCCAGATAACACAGATCTTTATATACATTCTGTATTAGTATTTATTAATGGCTGTTTTTTAACAAATGATAAAAAAAGACTGCTCAATAAGACTTTCTTAAAGTGCTTAAG
This region of Chryseobacterium vaccae genomic DNA includes:
- a CDS encoding helix-turn-helix domain-containing protein, whose protein sequence is MDDIFPTGKNILEEIFEITDFPKRAEKLEYFLCENLRDNIPGKIEEALILINSHKALNIDDLSGELKISEATLFRLFKSQLGQNPKSYLKTLRFRNVLNDFLKPENSLAAVAYHNQYYDQAHFIKDLPRQQY
- a CDS encoding TIGR03915 family putative DNA repair protein, with protein sequence MITLLYDGSFDGLFTAVFEVFEYRYKDIEIISRENFRQENMFAEIHEVITQHEKAERVLNKLEKQIEKQGIRELLKVYLSEDPERENLILSAVKQSVQHPEENILHNYADQDILKISKISKSVGRESHRMTAFVRFEKMQDGVFFAKIDPDFNVLPLIRKHFTDRYQDQKWMIFDLRRNYGILYDLETSEFFYPEERLNLNQYQQHFHDEEKNYQTLWQRYFTKTNITERKNLKLHIQHVPKRYWKYLTEKG
- a CDS encoding DNA alkylation repair protein, encoding MIEKRKGARSIKDIPPTILEQLNHGETETVNLTEWLAVDQRRLLENLLIQNKRSEYLSSVLKRIDGLKKQTVNTINEAIGTGVLIETLKNNDEEFLTVISGHISDLVRCWAAYMIGRNDALPLKEKLNQIQHFAADGHFGVREICWMAVRPSIATELEESLSILADWTAHEDPNVRRFASESTRPRGVWCAHIEALKQSPTPGLQILEPLRSDPSRYVQDSVGNWLNDASKSQPEFVVEICDEWLRESPSKETAYIVKKALRTIGKKKI
- a CDS encoding winged helix-turn-helix transcriptional regulator, with the protein product MKTKEKTEENKICPLEVAVNTISGKWKIPIVWQINEGKKRPSEFLRGIAKVDRRVLNQQLSEMVTDGILMKESFNELPPRVEYRLTELGEKLVEILWQLNDWGKLLIPEEEIISRRSPR